The Phycisphaeraceae bacterium genome window below encodes:
- the rpsM gene encoding 30S ribosomal protein S13, with product MPRLAGTDIPDNKQIRYALRYIYGVGPHHTELILKEAGIDGTVKANTLNEDQLAAIAGIIEANYVVEGALRRQVAQNIGRLRDIRSYRGDRHRRGLPVRGQRTQTNARTRKGRRRTVAGKKGVKGMK from the coding sequence ATGCCCCGACTCGCAGGCACCGACATTCCCGACAACAAGCAGATCCGTTATGCCTTGCGGTACATCTACGGCGTGGGCCCGCACCACACGGAGTTGATCCTCAAGGAAGCTGGCATCGACGGCACGGTCAAGGCCAACACCCTCAATGAGGATCAGCTCGCCGCGATCGCCGGCATCATCGAGGCGAACTACGTTGTCGAGGGTGCTCTGCGTCGTCAGGTGGCCCAGAACATCGGCCGTCTCCGCGACATCCGCTCGTACCGCGGCGATCGTCATCGCCGGGGTCTTCCGGTTCGTGGGCAGCGGACACAGACCAACGCCCGGACCCGCAAGGGCCGCCGTCGCACCGTCGCCGGCAAGAAGGGCGTCAAGGGCATGAAGTAA
- the rpmJ gene encoding 50S ribosomal protein L36 produces MKVRSSIRRICENCKIIRRKGVVRVICINPKHKQRQG; encoded by the coding sequence ATGAAGGTCCGTTCCAGCATCCGCCGCATCTGTGAGAACTGCAAGATCATCCGACGCAAGGGCGTCGTGCGCGTGATCTGCATCAACCCCAAGCACAAGCAGCGTCAGGGCTAA
- the infA gene encoding translation initiation factor IF-1 — MPKEETIQLDGEVLDAMPNAMFRVKLENNHEIIAHISGKMRKFYIRILPGDRVTVDISPYDLTKGRITYRH; from the coding sequence GTGCCGAAGGAAGAAACCATCCAGCTCGACGGCGAGGTGCTCGACGCCATGCCGAACGCCATGTTCCGCGTGAAGCTGGAGAACAATCACGAGATTATCGCCCACATCTCCGGCAAGATGCGCAAGTTTTACATCCGCATTCTCCCCGGCGACCGGGTGACGGTTGACATCAGTCCCTACGACCTGACTAAGGGTCGGATTACTTACCGACACTGA
- the map gene encoding type I methionyl aminopeptidase — protein MPITLKTPDQIKKMRDAGRVVRRVLDRCVEICQPGATTQQIDDAAQKVIDDAGAKGLFRGYPGPTPFPATLCISVNEEVVHGIASDERVIQDGDIVGVDCGVNLDGWCGDSATTILVGNVAPEVRDLCTATQHVLQIAIENARPGRSWSQVAKLMQGYAESRGYGVVQDFVGHGIGRKLHEDPKVPNFVNNHLLQNDFLLKPGMVLAIEPMCNLGTADVVTLSDGWTVVTADRKPAAHYEHTVAVTENGADVLTDGR, from the coding sequence ATGCCGATCACGCTTAAGACGCCAGACCAGATCAAGAAGATGCGCGATGCAGGTCGCGTTGTCCGGCGTGTGCTGGATCGGTGTGTCGAGATATGTCAGCCCGGTGCCACAACCCAGCAGATCGACGATGCGGCGCAGAAGGTCATCGATGACGCTGGAGCAAAAGGTCTTTTTCGCGGCTACCCCGGACCAACACCTTTCCCGGCGACGCTGTGCATCTCGGTCAACGAAGAAGTCGTCCACGGGATCGCTTCTGACGAGCGGGTCATTCAGGATGGCGATATCGTCGGCGTCGACTGCGGGGTCAATCTCGATGGCTGGTGCGGGGACTCGGCCACGACTATTCTCGTCGGGAATGTCGCCCCCGAGGTCCGTGACCTTTGTACGGCGACTCAGCACGTCCTCCAGATCGCCATCGAGAACGCCCGCCCGGGGCGTTCCTGGTCGCAGGTCGCCAAGCTGATGCAGGGATACGCCGAGTCGCGGGGCTACGGCGTGGTCCAGGATTTCGTCGGCCACGGCATCGGTCGTAAGCTGCACGAAGACCCGAAAGTGCCCAACTTCGTCAATAACCATCTGCTGCAAAATGACTTTCTGTTGAAGCCGGGGATGGTGCTGGCGATTGAGCCGATGTGCAATCTCGGTACCGCCGACGTGGTGACCCTGTCCGATGGTTGGACCGTGGTGACGGCGGACCGCAAGCCGGCCGCTCACTACGAGCACACCGTCGCCGTGACCGAGAATGGCGCGGATGTCCTCACCGACGGTCGATGA